A DNA window from Xanthomonas campestris pv. campestris str. ATCC 33913 contains the following coding sequences:
- a CDS encoding methyl-accepting chemotaxis protein → MRLQPLVGRLTSLWTRGLQHKATAMDRVMAVIEFDLEGRILDANHNFLALMGYRLEDVVGKHHRMFVHPSERESDGYRQFWDTLRRGDFHAGRYCRLGNGEREVWINASYNPLLDRSGKPYRVVKYATDITAQVRQTADFEGRIDAIDKVMAVIEFSLDGTVLDANANFLEVMGYRLDEIRGQHHRLFVEPAQRQSAEYRVFWEKLGRGEFDAGRYKRVGRDGREVWIQASYNPVLDERGRPYKVIKYATDITRQVVESADADGRIQAIAKVMGVIEFDLDGRVLSANDNFLAILGYRADEAIGKHHSVFVDAAYSASEDYRQFWATLARGQFDAGRYRRLRKDGSTAWIQASYNPILDVSGRPYKVVKYATDVTDQVRSAERMRDLVRQTMGIAQNVQREAHHISASNQELVSRAASQSDAVQQTSTSIEQLAETVRANSENAGAAQHMAEESATVARKGAHVIAEVVQTTSSIRKATDRIGQIIEVIDGIAFQTNILALNAAVEAARAGEQGRGFAVVATEVRSLAQRCSVSAREIRSLIEDATNQVGDGSRLAEQAGKVMQDMVTSVLKVTATVEQIAAASQVQAQDISTANQALQSIGVQARDQAQMVDDLARSARVLEADADALFALVNGDEVGQPQDAPAVEVLARRA, encoded by the coding sequence CGAGGGCTGCAGCACAAGGCCACCGCGATGGATCGGGTCATGGCCGTCATCGAGTTCGATCTGGAGGGCCGCATCCTGGATGCGAACCACAACTTCCTCGCTTTGATGGGCTATCGGCTGGAAGATGTGGTCGGCAAGCATCACCGCATGTTCGTGCACCCGAGCGAGCGCGAGAGCGATGGGTACCGGCAGTTCTGGGACACGCTGCGGCGCGGCGACTTCCATGCAGGGCGCTATTGCCGCCTGGGTAATGGTGAGCGCGAGGTGTGGATCAACGCCTCCTATAACCCGCTGCTGGATCGCTCCGGTAAGCCGTATCGCGTGGTGAAGTACGCCACCGACATCACCGCGCAGGTGCGCCAGACCGCCGATTTCGAAGGCCGCATCGACGCGATCGACAAGGTGATGGCGGTGATCGAGTTTTCGCTGGATGGCACGGTGCTCGATGCCAATGCCAATTTTCTTGAGGTCATGGGCTACCGGCTGGACGAAATCCGTGGCCAGCACCACCGTCTGTTTGTCGAACCGGCGCAGCGGCAGTCGGCCGAATACCGCGTGTTCTGGGAAAAGCTCGGGCGTGGCGAATTCGATGCCGGGCGCTACAAACGCGTGGGCAGGGACGGGCGCGAGGTCTGGATCCAGGCCTCCTACAACCCGGTGCTGGACGAGCGTGGGCGCCCTTACAAGGTCATCAAGTACGCCACCGACATCACGCGTCAGGTGGTGGAATCCGCCGATGCGGACGGCCGGATCCAGGCGATCGCCAAGGTGATGGGGGTGATTGAGTTCGACCTGGATGGCCGGGTGCTGAGTGCCAATGACAACTTTCTGGCGATCCTTGGTTACCGCGCCGACGAGGCGATCGGCAAGCATCACAGCGTGTTCGTCGATGCTGCCTACAGCGCCTCGGAAGACTACCGTCAGTTCTGGGCCACGCTGGCGCGCGGGCAGTTCGATGCGGGCCGGTATCGGCGCCTGCGCAAGGACGGCAGCACGGCCTGGATCCAGGCCTCCTACAACCCGATCCTGGATGTGTCCGGGCGCCCATACAAAGTGGTGAAGTACGCCACCGACGTCACCGACCAGGTGCGCTCGGCCGAGCGCATGCGCGATCTGGTGCGGCAAACCATGGGCATTGCGCAGAACGTACAGCGCGAGGCGCACCATATTTCGGCAAGCAACCAGGAATTGGTGAGCCGTGCGGCCAGCCAGTCCGATGCCGTGCAGCAGACCTCCACCAGCATCGAGCAGCTGGCCGAGACGGTGCGCGCCAATTCGGAAAACGCCGGCGCTGCGCAACACATGGCCGAAGAGTCAGCCACTGTGGCGCGCAAGGGCGCGCACGTCATTGCCGAGGTCGTGCAGACCACTTCCAGCATTCGCAAGGCGACCGACCGTATCGGCCAGATCATCGAGGTGATCGACGGCATTGCCTTTCAGACCAACATCCTGGCGCTCAACGCAGCGGTGGAAGCGGCGCGTGCAGGCGAGCAGGGCAGGGGCTTTGCCGTGGTGGCGACCGAGGTGCGCAGCCTGGCGCAGCGCTGCAGCGTGTCTGCGCGCGAAATTCGCTCACTGATCGAAGACGCCACCAATCAGGTGGGCGATGGCTCACGCCTGGCCGAGCAGGCCGGCAAGGTGATGCAGGACATGGTCACCTCGGTGTTGAAGGTGACCGCGACCGTGGAGCAGATCGCCGCAGCCAGCCAGGTGCAGGCGCAGGACATTTCCACTGCCAATCAGGCGCTGCAGTCGATCGGTGTACAGGCGCGTGATCAGGCGCAGATGGTCGATGATCTGGCGCGCTCTGCGCGTGTGCTGGAGGCCGATGCGGACGCATTATTCGCGCTGGTCAATGGCGACGAGGTCGGTCAGCCGCAGGACGCACCCGCGGTGGAGGTGTTGGCACGGCGTGCGTGA
- a CDS encoding pirin family protein: MLTVRKSETRGRAEHGWLSSRHTFSFASYHDPRHMGIGPLRVINEDKVKAGEGFGTHAHRDMEIISYVLDGALEHKDSMGTSSVLHYGDVQRMSAGSGVTHSEFNHSASDPVHFLQIWVMPERNGIEPSYEEKHFDADSKRNTLRLIASPNGDGGSLKLHQDARLYATILDGDGRLQHPLAQGRLGYVQVARGSLTVNGQVLSAGDALQVTGEPEIVLADARDAEVLVFDLPQ, from the coding sequence ATGTTGACTGTCCGCAAGAGCGAAACCCGTGGCCGCGCCGAGCACGGCTGGCTGTCCTCGCGTCATACCTTCTCCTTCGCCAGCTACCACGATCCGCGCCACATGGGCATCGGCCCGCTGCGCGTGATCAACGAAGACAAGGTAAAGGCGGGCGAAGGTTTCGGTACGCATGCCCACCGCGACATGGAGATCATTTCCTACGTGCTGGACGGCGCACTGGAGCACAAGGACAGCATGGGCACCAGCTCGGTCCTGCATTACGGAGATGTGCAGCGCATGAGCGCCGGCAGCGGCGTGACCCACAGCGAGTTCAACCACTCGGCCAGCGACCCGGTGCACTTCCTGCAGATCTGGGTGATGCCCGAGCGCAACGGCATCGAGCCCAGCTACGAGGAAAAGCATTTCGACGCCGACAGCAAGCGCAACACCTTGCGCCTGATCGCCTCGCCCAACGGCGACGGTGGCTCGCTGAAGCTGCACCAGGATGCGCGCCTGTACGCCACCATCCTGGACGGCGACGGTCGCCTGCAGCACCCGCTGGCTCAGGGCCGCCTCGGCTATGTGCAGGTGGCGCGCGGTAGCCTGACCGTCAACGGCCAGGTGCTGTCGGCCGGTGATGCCTTGCAGGTGACGGGCGAGCCGGAGATCGTGCTGGCCGATGCCCGTGATGCCGAAGTGTTGGTGTTCGACCTGCCGCAGTGA
- a CDS encoding LysR substrate-binding domain-containing protein, which translates to MKISLDALQILDAIDRRGSFTAAAKVLFKVPSTISYTVAKLEEDLGVQLFERVGPKATPTQAGRELLREGRQLLRAAQELEVRVRRVASGWESEFAIGLDAVLPASLLLPQLLDFYRIADSTRLRVVSESLSGSWEALLDRRVDLVVAAGEGPSGGGYVAEPIGSLRFVFAVAATHPLVDAGVLGVAELAEHRAIAAADSARRLLPRTVGLLSGRDVLTVPDMQTKLQLQLAGAGYGFLPEPYARGALQAGALRALAVETHKPDETFYLAWRPGEEGEALSWWRQALRSEGLFARWLEQLAETYRSVPTGQPVA; encoded by the coding sequence ATGAAAATCAGCCTGGATGCGTTGCAAATCCTGGACGCGATCGACCGCCGTGGCTCTTTCACTGCCGCGGCGAAGGTGTTGTTCAAGGTGCCGTCGACGATCTCCTACACGGTCGCCAAGCTGGAGGAGGACCTGGGCGTTCAGTTGTTCGAGCGCGTTGGCCCCAAGGCCACGCCAACGCAGGCCGGCCGCGAGCTGTTGCGTGAGGGGCGGCAATTGCTGCGCGCGGCGCAGGAGCTGGAAGTGCGGGTGCGGCGGGTCGCCTCCGGCTGGGAGTCGGAGTTCGCCATTGGTCTGGACGCGGTGCTGCCGGCGTCATTGCTGCTGCCGCAATTGCTGGACTTCTATCGCATCGCTGACAGCACCCGGTTGCGCGTGGTGAGCGAGTCGCTCTCCGGTAGCTGGGAGGCGCTGCTGGATCGACGTGTGGATCTGGTGGTTGCTGCTGGCGAGGGGCCGAGCGGTGGCGGTTATGTCGCCGAGCCGATCGGCTCGCTGCGGTTCGTGTTCGCAGTGGCCGCCACGCACCCGCTGGTGGACGCCGGAGTGCTGGGCGTGGCGGAGCTGGCCGAGCATCGCGCGATCGCGGCAGCGGACTCCGCACGCCGGCTGCTGCCACGCACGGTGGGGCTGCTGTCCGGCCGCGACGTGCTTACCGTGCCGGACATGCAGACCAAGTTGCAGCTGCAGCTGGCTGGGGCCGGCTATGGCTTCCTGCCCGAGCCGTACGCGCGCGGCGCATTGCAGGCCGGCGCCCTGCGCGCGCTTGCGGTGGAAACGCACAAGCCGGACGAGACGTTCTACCTGGCGTGGCGTCCGGGCGAGGAGGGCGAGGCGCTAAGTTGGTGGCGGCAGGCGCTGCGCAGCGAGGGGTTATTTGCGCGCTGGCTGGAGCAGCTGGCCGAAACGTATCGTTCCGTCCCCACCGGGCAGCCGGTAGCGTAG